Proteins from a single region of Phycisphaeraceae bacterium D3-23:
- a CDS encoding PEP-CTERM sorting domain-containing protein (PEP-CTERM proteins occur, often in large numbers, in the proteomes of bacteria that also encode an exosortase, a predicted intramembrane cysteine proteinase. The presence of a PEP-CTERM domain at a protein's C-terminus predicts cleavage within the sorting domain, followed by covalent anchoring to some some component of the (usually Gram-negative) cell surface. Many PEP-CTERM proteins exhibit an unusual sequence composition that includes large numbers of potential glycosylation sites. Expression of one such protein has been shown restore the ability of a bacterium to form floc, a type of biofilm.), which produces MVGLNRIVLGAVAAAVSHTSMQVNAAVLEYDQDVSPDVIFGSGNANGGFTTDRASGVELGLRAKLRHNGAGQAENTFNSNGDGTYSFNPGVAPTQSSPTAEWSFEWSINSDFDGTSGWDLDDLNYVLSMTSDVGTFMPAFDPINGVNPGLIRVQWDHGIGTNATGNGGGAKISNAANDAAGYAALIADNNVAQNSWKPHWFVPGFDPLAVGEYTFTLTALNGTTEVASTSIVVLTPEPGSLALLGLGGLMVARRRRG; this is translated from the coding sequence ATGGTTGGTTTGAATCGTATTGTACTGGGGGCTGTCGCTGCAGCCGTATCGCACACCTCGATGCAGGTGAATGCGGCGGTGCTCGAGTACGATCAGGATGTCTCACCTGACGTAATCTTCGGCAGCGGAAATGCAAACGGTGGCTTCACCACGGACCGCGCTTCGGGTGTTGAACTAGGCCTGAGAGCCAAGCTACGCCACAACGGCGCAGGGCAAGCCGAAAACACCTTCAACAGCAACGGCGACGGGACCTACTCCTTCAATCCCGGCGTTGCACCCACGCAGTCATCGCCCACCGCCGAGTGGAGCTTTGAGTGGTCGATCAATTCGGACTTCGACGGCACCTCCGGCTGGGACTTGGACGACCTGAATTACGTGTTGTCGATGACTTCCGACGTCGGTACTTTTATGCCCGCCTTCGACCCGATCAACGGTGTCAACCCAGGCCTGATTCGTGTCCAATGGGACCACGGGATCGGCACCAACGCGACCGGCAACGGCGGCGGCGCAAAAATCTCAAATGCCGCCAATGATGCTGCTGGCTACGCCGCGCTGATCGCCGACAACAACGTCGCTCAGAACTCCTGGAAGCCCCATTGGTTCGTCCCCGGCTTCGACCCGCTCGCTGTGGGTGAGTACACCTTCACGCTCACCGCGCTGAATGGTACAACCGAAGTCGCCAGCACCTCGATCGTCGTCCTCACCCCCGAGCCCGGCTCCCTCGCCCTGCTCGGCCTCGGCGGCCTGATGGTCGCGCGACGACGTCGCGGCTAA
- a CDS encoding right-handed parallel beta-helix repeat-containing protein yields the protein MPVPTTLIYPVRWLVVAVACACIVLPSYAGEVRVDSRAELLSALARAEPGTTIRIGSGVYDGGLHLTALHGEPGSPITVSAADPADPPVLRGGTNGMQLSRVSHVVLEHLVIEGATSNGLNIDDGGEIDEPSHDVVLRGLVVRDVGPRGNRDGIKLSGVVRLRVEDCELTDWGDGGSGVDMVGCHDGVVVGCVFRRTGSGAQGSGVQLKGGTSDVRVLGCRFENAGARAVNAGGSTGRVFFRPALELEGNAEARDLEVAGCVFVGPGTPVAFVGVDGARVHHNTMVGPTPWAVRILQESAAEDFVPCRDGAFTDNLVVFGGEGYNRAVNVGPGTSPESFTFARNWWYNASAPGDSRPRLPVAETGGVYGRDPGLNDAGGVVAGSAASEVGAHAWDGEASGQERATP from the coding sequence GTCGGCGTTGGCCCGGGCCGAGCCGGGTACGACGATTCGGATTGGGTCGGGGGTGTACGACGGCGGGCTGCACCTTACCGCGTTGCATGGCGAGCCGGGCTCGCCGATCACGGTGTCGGCCGCCGACCCGGCCGACCCGCCGGTGCTGCGGGGCGGGACGAACGGGATGCAGTTGTCGCGGGTGTCGCACGTCGTGCTCGAACACCTGGTCATTGAGGGCGCGACAAGCAATGGGCTGAACATCGACGATGGCGGCGAGATCGACGAGCCGTCGCATGATGTGGTGCTGCGTGGTCTTGTGGTGCGTGACGTCGGGCCGCGCGGCAACCGAGACGGGATCAAGCTGTCGGGTGTGGTCCGGCTGCGGGTGGAGGATTGCGAGTTGACCGACTGGGGCGACGGCGGGTCGGGTGTGGACATGGTGGGGTGCCACGACGGCGTGGTGGTCGGCTGCGTGTTTAGACGGACAGGCTCGGGCGCGCAGGGGAGCGGGGTACAGCTCAAGGGGGGGACGAGTGATGTGCGCGTGCTGGGCTGCCGATTCGAGAACGCGGGGGCGCGTGCGGTGAACGCGGGCGGCTCGACCGGGCGTGTATTTTTCCGCCCGGCGTTGGAGTTGGAAGGCAATGCCGAGGCGCGCGACTTGGAGGTGGCGGGATGTGTGTTCGTCGGGCCGGGCACGCCGGTGGCGTTTGTGGGGGTGGACGGTGCGCGGGTTCACCACAACACGATGGTGGGCCCGACGCCGTGGGCGGTGCGTATCCTGCAGGAGTCGGCGGCCGAGGACTTTGTGCCATGCCGAGACGGCGCGTTCACGGACAACCTGGTCGTGTTCGGCGGCGAGGGCTACAACCGTGCGGTGAATGTCGGGCCGGGGACATCGCCCGAGTCGTTCACGTTTGCGCGGAACTGGTGGTACAACGCGTCGGCGCCGGGGGACTCGCGGCCACGCCTCCCGGTCGCGGAGACAGGCGGCGTGTACGGCCGGGACCCTGGGCTGAATGATGCGGGCGGGGTCGTGGCGGGTTCGGCGGCGTCGGAGGTCGGCGCGCACGCGTGGGATGGGGAAGCGTCGGGGCAGGAGCGGGCAACGCCATGA
- a CDS encoding DUF418 domain-containing protein, which produces MSQATPAVPAPQNPLTPAAPLVPTSGGERIVSIDVLRGVVLLGILVMNIPFMGWPEAWAMDGPRFADDTPLALGLWFVADVFTNMKMMSIFSLLFGAGVVMVADRAIAAGRPPAKLHYKRMGWLLAIGLVHAFLMWYGDILVGYALIGSIVYLLRRLPIRWLVAAGSASLMVSLLATLAFAGLFALWKQGDPSGYAEFDFYETALIPGEIEAYRGGPGAQFQVRWPSALAFILFIGPMMFYWWSGGMMLLGMAAMKARVITGARSSGFYAAMLGVGFGIGLPLASGLAWLKIQPSSGDGVHAMLMFAAHYVPTVFMVCGWVGLVLLLCKQPWFAKLTYPLSCVGRMALTNYLAQTLLVTLIFYGHGLGYFAKLERPAMYAIVLGVWTLQLIWSPLWLACFRFGPMEWVWRSLTYLRLEPMRKRAASGGGA; this is translated from the coding sequence ATGTCGCAAGCCACGCCCGCCGTCCCGGCACCGCAGAACCCCTTGACGCCCGCCGCGCCACTCGTGCCAACTTCCGGCGGGGAGCGGATCGTCTCAATCGATGTGCTGCGCGGGGTGGTGCTGCTGGGCATTTTGGTGATGAACATCCCGTTCATGGGCTGGCCCGAGGCGTGGGCGATGGACGGGCCCCGGTTTGCGGACGACACGCCGCTGGCGCTGGGGCTGTGGTTTGTGGCGGATGTGTTCACGAATATGAAGATGATGTCGATCTTCTCGCTGCTGTTTGGCGCGGGGGTCGTGATGGTGGCGGACCGCGCGATCGCGGCGGGGCGGCCGCCGGCGAAGCTGCACTACAAGCGGATGGGCTGGCTGCTGGCGATCGGCCTGGTCCACGCGTTTTTGATGTGGTACGGCGACATCCTCGTGGGCTACGCGCTGATCGGGTCGATCGTCTACCTGCTGCGTCGGCTGCCGATACGCTGGCTGGTCGCGGCGGGGTCGGCGTCGCTGATGGTGTCGCTGCTGGCGACGCTCGCCTTCGCGGGGCTGTTTGCGCTCTGGAAGCAAGGCGACCCGTCGGGCTACGCCGAGTTCGACTTTTACGAGACGGCGTTGATCCCCGGCGAGATCGAAGCGTACCGCGGCGGGCCGGGGGCGCAGTTCCAGGTGCGCTGGCCCTCGGCGCTGGCGTTTATCCTCTTCATCGGCCCGATGATGTTCTACTGGTGGTCCGGGGGCATGATGCTGCTGGGGATGGCGGCGATGAAGGCGCGTGTCATCACGGGGGCGCGTTCGTCGGGGTTCTACGCGGCGATGCTCGGCGTCGGCTTCGGTATCGGGCTGCCGCTTGCGTCGGGGCTGGCGTGGCTGAAGATACAGCCCAGTTCGGGCGACGGCGTCCACGCGATGCTGATGTTCGCGGCGCACTACGTCCCGACCGTGTTCATGGTCTGCGGCTGGGTCGGGCTGGTTCTCCTGCTGTGCAAGCAGCCGTGGTTCGCGAAGCTGACGTACCCGCTGTCTTGCGTCGGGCGCATGGCGCTGACCAACTACCTGGCGCAGACGCTGCTGGTCACGCTCATCTTCTACGGCCACGGCCTGGGCTACTTCGCGAAGCTCGAACGCCCGGCGATGTACGCGATCGTGCTCGGCGTCTGGACGCTGCAGCTGATCTGGTCGCCGCTTTGGCTGGCGTGCTTCCGCTTCGGGCCGATGGAGTGGGTCTGGCGTTCGCTGACGTACCTGCGCCTTGAGCCGATGCGCAAGCGCGCAGCGTCGGGCGGGGGCGCGTAA
- the tmk gene encoding dTMP kinase encodes MSDDNLMQQGASAPDWPGRLGGRFVVFDGPDGSGKSTQFRRLVGLAEAAGVAVCEVREPGGTHIGEEIRKTLLDAQHEEEAPIDLRCEMLLFMASRAQLIAQRVRPALKRGELVLADRFISSTLAYQGAGGGLPVDEIIAVGKVALQECWPDLVVVFDVDAATARARMNPLLRGQEFDADQDRMESKGDTFHRKVRQGYLDQAAGDPGHYLVIDARGEEEDVYGRMCAGLAERVAAFEQKG; translated from the coding sequence GTGAGCGATGACAACCTGATGCAGCAAGGGGCCTCCGCGCCCGACTGGCCCGGGCGGCTGGGCGGGCGGTTTGTGGTGTTTGATGGGCCCGATGGGAGCGGGAAGAGCACGCAGTTTCGTCGGCTGGTCGGGCTCGCGGAGGCGGCGGGGGTGGCGGTCTGCGAGGTGCGCGAGCCGGGCGGGACGCATATCGGGGAGGAGATCCGCAAGACGCTTTTGGATGCGCAGCACGAGGAAGAGGCGCCGATCGACCTGCGTTGCGAGATGCTGCTGTTCATGGCCAGCCGGGCGCAGTTGATCGCGCAGCGGGTTCGGCCGGCGCTCAAGCGGGGGGAGCTGGTGCTGGCGGATCGGTTTATCTCGTCGACGCTGGCGTACCAAGGCGCGGGCGGCGGGCTGCCCGTGGATGAGATCATCGCGGTGGGGAAGGTCGCGTTGCAGGAGTGCTGGCCCGACCTGGTGGTGGTGTTCGATGTGGATGCGGCGACGGCGCGGGCGCGGATGAACCCGCTCTTGCGTGGGCAGGAGTTTGATGCCGACCAGGACCGGATGGAGAGCAAGGGGGATACGTTCCACCGCAAGGTCCGGCAGGGGTACCTCGACCAGGCGGCGGGCGACCCGGGGCACTACCTCGTGATCGATGCGCGGGGGGAAGAGGAAGATGTGTACGGCCGAATGTGTGCCGGGCTTGCCGAACGCGTCGCGGCGTTTGAACAGAAAGGCTGA
- a CDS encoding lytic transglycosylase domain-containing protein — translation MRRRRKPRYPRWLQPPPGRMAWLWWAIVITLLTIALWMTVDQCSRRNTLPAAIAEEIEENADGHGLPVALVRAVIRTESGGDPNALSSANARGLMQITPITHREVIQRFDLPDADDEQLYDPSYNIDIGTRYLAYLLDRFDDDLKLALAAYHMGPTAVAKLRIAHPALTTDQLLALDGEGQVGPKTRAYVANVLRRAGMEDD, via the coding sequence ATGCGGCGAAGACGCAAACCCCGCTACCCCCGATGGCTCCAGCCGCCCCCCGGCCGAATGGCCTGGCTGTGGTGGGCGATCGTGATCACACTGCTCACGATCGCGCTGTGGATGACTGTCGACCAGTGCTCAAGGCGCAACACACTCCCCGCCGCGATCGCCGAAGAGATCGAAGAAAACGCCGACGGTCACGGCCTCCCTGTCGCGCTCGTCCGTGCCGTCATCCGCACCGAGTCCGGCGGCGACCCCAACGCGCTCTCCTCCGCCAACGCACGCGGGCTCATGCAGATCACGCCCATCACCCACCGCGAGGTGATCCAGCGTTTCGACCTCCCCGACGCCGACGACGAACAGCTCTACGACCCGAGCTACAACATCGACATCGGCACCCGCTACCTCGCCTACCTGCTCGACCGCTTCGACGACGACCTCAAGCTTGCGCTCGCCGCCTATCACATGGGACCCACCGCCGTCGCCAAGCTCCGCATCGCCCACCCCGCGCTCACCACCGACCAACTCCTCGCCCTCGACGGTGAAGGCCAGGTCGGCCCCAAGACCCGCGCCTACGTCGCCAACGTCCTACGGCGAGCGGGGATGGAAGATGATTGA
- a CDS encoding HPF/RaiA family ribosome-associated protein produces MIIQTNYSNIDKSDSLEAMARDTVTDKLGHLADRLTRVEIHLYDDSSPTKQTPGDKRCLMEARPKGMKPLVVEANGDDFFKVVSETAAKLARAVQKTLDRLATH; encoded by the coding sequence ATGATCATCCAGACCAACTACAGCAACATCGACAAGAGCGACTCCCTCGAAGCCATGGCCCGCGACACCGTCACCGACAAGCTCGGCCACCTCGCCGACCGCCTCACCCGCGTCGAGATCCACCTCTACGACGACAGCAGCCCGACCAAGCAGACGCCCGGCGACAAGCGCTGCCTCATGGAAGCCCGCCCCAAAGGCATGAAGCCCCTGGTCGTCGAGGCCAACGGCGACGACTTCTTCAAAGTCGTCAGCGAGACCGCCGCCAAGCTCGCCCGCGCCGTCCAAAAAACCCTCGACCGCCTCGCCACCCACTGA